GCGCGCGCTTTGATATCCAAAGTATGTagtatttaaatacaaatgtTCACACGGTTCGCATGAACGCACGTTGACGCACGTCAGATTTTGAACGGTTGTATTTAAATACATTGGATATCAACGCGCGTCAGATTATTGTCATGTGAACGGGGCCTTATGTGTGTCAAtagtaaaaacaaaaatttttaaagctcGAATTTCAATAGTGAGGTtaagatacattttttaataatttaattttgacaattcaGCGTCATTATGACcaaccttaaaaattaaatgaattttttttttactatactctgtttttaaaccaggaggagtattttaaatttgtcaccagattgactttgcacgtgattggttgaatgcgaggaagttCACAccgttcacacacaggcaatttagaatttgaatgttaggttattgataattcgacagtttcgtgtcattgttgtaaattatgtttaaaccCTTTTGCGTCTTCAATTTAATTGAGTGAAGTCTGTTCTTTTTAGAACAAGGTATGGATCGTAACCCTAATAGTCGTTTACAACAAATTTCACCTCCGAAAAAGCGTAAATTGTTGAATTTAGGACACTTAGCTTTATAAGGAAttgtaattacaaaaaagtgtttataattaaaatatattcagCCAcgtaataacataaatataaaaaagtagGTTattttgctatattaattgtaGTATAGTtgaaaaactattttattaaatcataaaaatcgTATTACAGGGTATTACGTGATTTTGGTCAGGTTACTCTATTTTTAGGTCGGTAAGTTAGGTCGTCGTCCTGTCAGAAATTTTAGTACCGATGACAGCTGATATGTCGTCTCCGTTCTCCGGTTTAGGACCTTCTTTCTAAATTTCGTACTCGGCTACGCGAAACGAAGCAAAAAACGTGGGGTTGTTCGAACGCAATACGTAGCGAACGGTGGTAATGGCCAACATTCGAAATTAAATGGGACTTCGGTCCGCtgtgaattaaaatttttaaaaaatcgacgCAAGTTTACCCAGGATAGGGGACATCATTATGCCGAGGTATTACGAGAACACCaccgttttcaattttacgtGGGACCAAGTGGCTCAGGCCTTCTGGAGGCGATATCCTAATCCAAACAGGTTAAGAAGCAATTTTTCACaattatttttgctttaattttgatttgatttgtTACAGTAAGCACGTTTTGAGTGAGGATACTGTGGTAAGGAGGGTTGATGCCGGAAAACTAATTAGTAAAAGACTGCTCAGTAAAACAAATTCCATTCCGAAATGGGCTGAAAGGTTCTTTAGCGGTTCTCATATTTATATCGTTGAAGAATCTACAGTTGatccaaaaaataaagttcTTATTACATATACAAGGAATTTGGGTTTCACCAAAGTTATGGTAATattcttatttacaaaaacttaaaaaaaaaattttttttggttacaTAACtcctaatttttttgattgtaatttaaacCTGCTATGATTAGATAAATACAACAATTAATATgtactttttgatattttagagTATAACTGAGAAAGTAATATATAAAGCGAGTGATTCACATCCAGGCCAAACAATTGCGGTTAGATCAGCATGGATTGATTCACAAGTGACCGGATTTAGTAAAGCAATATGTGCGTTTGGTTATGAACGTTTTCGAAAGAATTGTGCAAAGATGGTTAGCTGAATTTTtgaacataattttttattaaccaacattttttttttgtaggcgGGTGGATTTAATTATGTATTAACGAATATGTTTCCTTTACAAAACGTGATCGCAACAACACAACACACGGTGACGGCTGCGCACAAATTGAAAGACGTTGCTAAAAACGCCTCCGAACTGGCAAAAGCAAAAGCAGCCCCGATCTATGCCAGTTTACACCCGAACCAGTCGTAACACGTAGATTTTTAAGGAGTAACTTAGGCCGTATGTGTatattatgtaataaaaaaaatgaaaatgtgaCAGGAACCTTTGGATTTttgaatttcgtttttaatattttgggtCTTATGCATTTAAGATCGTAAAATGCCattataaataagtaaataaatatatagttaagaaaattaattcgcttctataataattgatgtaTTTCAAAACATCCTGTGTATGTAATTATAGTAgtaaatgtataaatttaattgttccATTTAATCAgggtaaaaagaattattgaTTTGTCGTAgattaatgcaaaaaaatgcgtgattataaataaatcttggTTATATTAATTCtcttaatgatttaattaattacataaaGACAATCTCTCACCTACACAAATGAGATTGCTTTAGATTATATTCGGCTAGAACCTTAACCTCACTTCACTtttaattctataaaaattaatagattataagtgattaatttttaacgagtataattaaaataaggaTTGAGAGAAGAAGTATCATGAACCCAATTGGCAGAAATCAATAATACttgttgtatttttaagataaaaaagtttaataataattatgataAAAGTAAACAGTGTTGCTACAATTAACGCTGTACTGATTGTTAAATTAGCTAGAATTTCATGTACAAAGATAGAATATTATGATTTTAGTTAAATTCatgaataattattgtattgCGTAGTAAATTAGAAGTAGCAATTGgcaagatttattttttattcatacaaATAAACTCAATTAGTACAATAACAAGCATCGTTCGTGTTTTCTTTTATCCAATTTAAATGTGAAGATATTTTTGTGTACAAAGCTGTACTTGGTGGGTTTCCACAAACATTTTCATCCGATAAAACCcctaaataagaaaattcaattttattcatttactTTATTCATTAATTCTCACCCAACAACTCATAAGATCcatgtttattttttaccaCAACACCACCTCCAGCAtcattctaaaaattttaattattaaaaaagataatttttaaacttctcACTAACCTTGCAAACACCACTAATCGCTCCAATAATACCAACACAACCTTTATCCGACGTGAAATATTCGCGTTTTGTCGTtgaaaaacattcaaaaaacgttaaaatcggcaattttaattttaatcttttacaATAACCTAATCCGTTTGTATTACCGTTATTATTCCATCCCAAAACAATTCCAATTCCatcaaaattttcgaatttacTAGTAAGACAAACTGTTGGATAATTATCTAATTTCACATCGGTGTTCAATTTTACGAGtgataaatcgtttattttgtTGGTTGTGCTAAAATCTCGATGAATAATGATAGAAGTAACGCTAAAATTTGTTGTGTGGGATTCCGGAGTGCACCGATCGAAAAAACCGAGAGTTACTTTTACATCATAAGGcgttaatctaaaaaaatgattcaaaatgaaaaattgaggttaggtGTGATTGTTTAAATACCCTATAACTAAACTAGCCGATGTTATTATGTATTTATCGTTTATTAATGTCcccgaaataattttttgtggcGCTATTAATTGCGCAATCCATGGAAATTCATTTTGATTTGGTTGACCACCCAAAATTCGATTTTCCCGGGTTGTCCCACAACCTAGATGATTTAACGAGAGATGGCGTTGTAGTTTACTGAACAGtacagttttaattaattacattttattaattataaagttaattttaacgatttcgTTTTAAGTACTTACTGCATACACATTTAGggaataaaaaatcaaatattccGGTGGAAAACTAg
This region of Onthophagus taurus isolate NC chromosome 3, IU_Otau_3.0, whole genome shotgun sequence genomic DNA includes:
- the LOC111417014 gene encoding trypsin-1-like isoform X2; translated protein: MCMHKLQRHLSLNHLGCGTTRENRILGGQPNQNEFPWIAQLIAPQKIISGTLINDKYIITSASLVIGLTPYDVKVTLGFFDRCTPESHTTNFSVTSIIIHRDFSTTNKINDLSLVKLNTDVKLDNYPTVCLTSKFENFDGIGIVLGWNNNGNTNGLGYCKRLKLKLPILTFFECFSTTKREYFTSDKGCVGIIGAISGVCKNDAGGGVVVKNKHGSYELLGVLSDENVCGNPPSTALYTKISSHLNWIKENTNDACYCTN
- the LOC111417014 gene encoding trypsin-1-like isoform X1 codes for the protein MCKINVFLLILLTFFTFSTGIFDFLFPKCVCSCGTTRENRILGGQPNQNEFPWIAQLIAPQKIISGTLINDKYIITSASLVIGLTPYDVKVTLGFFDRCTPESHTTNFSVTSIIIHRDFSTTNKINDLSLVKLNTDVKLDNYPTVCLTSKFENFDGIGIVLGWNNNGNTNGLGYCKRLKLKLPILTFFECFSTTKREYFTSDKGCVGIIGAISGVCKNDAGGGVVVKNKHGSYELLGVLSDENVCGNPPSTALYTKISSHLNWIKENTNDACYCTN
- the LOC111417015 gene encoding protein preli-like, which produces MPRYYENTTVFNFTWDQVAQAFWRRYPNPNSKHVLSEDTVVRRVDAGKLISKRLLSKTNSIPKWAERFFSGSHIYIVEESTVDPKNKVLITYTRNLGFTKVMSITEKVIYKASDSHPGQTIAVRSAWIDSQVTGFSKAICAFGYERFRKNCAKMAGGFNYVLTNMFPLQNVIATTQHTVTAAHKLKDVAKNASELAKAKAAPIYASLHPNQS